A stretch of Calditrichota bacterium DNA encodes these proteins:
- a CDS encoding carbohydrate binding family 9 domain-containing protein, which translates to MKFRTAVLVLVLIISQSVLIAETHSKRVVQAVRISEPIQLDGILNEPQWKQAVPATDFIQREPQNGRPATERTEVRILYDANNLYLGVLCYDSAPDKIIANTLIRDSSMRGDDRFTVVFDTYLDHQRGFVFVTNPKGARFDAYQAAPEHDPDGSWNTVWDVRTRITAKGWQAEIVIPFKSLRFPNRPNQVWGINFQRYIQRKHEEDIWSGWGYNEGITYLTFAGELHGLINLKRGHQIEWFPYLKAGIQKEETDGVTQTILRKTGFNIKYGITPTLTADFTVNTDFAQVEADRARINLTRFSLYYPEKRDFFLEGANIFKFGGYRSQIFYSRRIGLSENGEEIPILAGTRLTGRVGKYSVGLLNIQTAREAGTPSTNFSVIRMQRDFLSQSKFGFIATQKYIPKTGYMNRAFGGDVNFYFTNFLGDKNLAIYSYLAGTQTPGLHGNNLAYRVMMDYPNDLIDSYAYFYTIDPNFNPEIGFVRRKGIRRGGGAFRYTPRPHRWGIRKFVFKPVDVDYTTDMSGQMTDFEYELRPLGFSTVARDYFEFNLQRSFVRLTEPFSIYGDIEIPAGSYWYNHAEIQYETNPGRFLSGALFLNWGNFYTGKRTVFATESLAKFNAHFSVSLDFTWNNIRLREGSFQTQEWGSRIRYAFSTLLDTRAFVQWNNEDQELNLNFRLHWIPNLGSHFYLVYNHLLSTENRTFKTENRTLILKLNYLFRW; encoded by the coding sequence GAGACCCATTCCAAGCGTGTGGTTCAGGCGGTACGGATTTCCGAGCCGATTCAATTAGACGGGATTTTAAACGAACCCCAATGGAAGCAGGCCGTGCCGGCCACCGATTTTATTCAACGGGAGCCCCAAAATGGGCGCCCCGCCACCGAACGCACAGAGGTTCGGATTCTCTACGATGCCAATAACCTTTACCTCGGTGTGTTATGCTACGATTCTGCCCCGGATAAAATCATTGCCAACACGCTTATCCGGGACAGCAGTATGCGGGGCGACGACCGTTTTACCGTGGTTTTTGATACCTACCTGGACCACCAGCGGGGATTTGTGTTTGTGACCAATCCCAAGGGTGCCCGGTTCGACGCTTATCAGGCGGCTCCCGAACACGACCCAGACGGAAGCTGGAATACGGTGTGGGATGTGCGTACCAGAATCACTGCCAAAGGCTGGCAGGCTGAAATAGTCATTCCCTTCAAATCGCTTCGCTTTCCCAACAGACCCAATCAAGTCTGGGGAATCAATTTTCAGAGGTACATTCAACGCAAGCACGAAGAAGACATCTGGAGCGGTTGGGGGTACAACGAGGGAATTACCTATCTTACTTTTGCGGGAGAGCTCCACGGGTTGATCAATCTAAAGCGGGGACACCAGATTGAATGGTTTCCGTATCTGAAGGCAGGTATTCAAAAGGAAGAAACCGATGGGGTTACGCAAACTATTCTTAGAAAAACAGGTTTTAATATTAAATATGGAATCACGCCCACGCTCACAGCCGATTTCACAGTCAATACCGATTTTGCTCAGGTGGAAGCCGATCGGGCCCGAATCAACCTGACCCGGTTCAGTCTCTATTATCCCGAAAAACGGGATTTTTTCCTTGAAGGAGCCAATATATTCAAGTTTGGCGGGTATCGCAGCCAGATTTTTTATAGTCGGAGAATTGGCCTTTCTGAAAACGGGGAAGAGATTCCGATTCTTGCAGGGACTCGTCTCACCGGACGTGTTGGGAAATATTCCGTGGGTTTACTCAACATTCAAACCGCTCGTGAAGCCGGCACCCCTTCTACTAATTTTTCGGTCATTCGAATGCAGCGCGATTTTCTTTCCCAATCGAAATTTGGATTTATTGCTACGCAAAAGTATATTCCGAAAACGGGTTACATGAACCGCGCTTTTGGCGGAGACGTGAATTTTTACTTTACCAATTTTTTGGGCGATAAGAATCTCGCGATTTACAGTTACCTGGCTGGCACACAAACTCCCGGTTTGCATGGAAACAACCTGGCTTACCGTGTGATGATGGACTATCCGAATGACCTTATTGATTCCTATGCCTATTTTTATACGATTGATCCCAATTTCAATCCGGAGATCGGCTTTGTCCGGCGGAAGGGCATTCGACGCGGGGGAGGCGCCTTTCGCTACACACCGCGACCCCACCGCTGGGGCATTCGAAAATTTGTTTTCAAGCCTGTCGATGTGGATTACACGACGGACATGTCCGGCCAAATGACGGATTTTGAATACGAATTGCGTCCTCTGGGGTTTAGCACCGTCGCGCGCGATTACTTTGAATTTAATCTTCAGCGGTCATTTGTCCGTTTGACAGAACCTTTTTCCATTTACGGAGACATTGAAATTCCGGCGGGTTCCTACTGGTACAACCACGCCGAAATCCAGTACGAAACCAATCCCGGCCGCTTTCTTTCAGGAGCGCTCTTTTTGAATTGGGGGAATTTTTACACGGGCAAACGGACGGTCTTCGCAACGGAAAGTCTGGCCAAATTCAACGCCCATTTTTCCGTTTCCCTGGATTTTACCTGGAATAATATCCGGCTCCGCGAAGGGAGTTTTCAGACGCAGGAATGGGGAAGCCGAATCCGGTACGCTTTTTCAACCCTTCTGGACACCCGTGCGTTTGTTCAATGGAATAACGAAGATCAGGAGCTCAATTTAAACTTCCGTCTCCACTGGATTCCCAATTTAGGCAGCCATTTTTACCTGGTGTACAACCATTTACTGAGCACCGAGAATCGAACGTTCA